Genomic segment of Gloeocapsa sp. PCC 7428:
AAAGTTACCGTTTGCTTATTTTTCGGCAAGCGGAGGGCGTGTCGAATTGCCCGACGAATCAAGCGCTGGGAACCTGTTTTACTAATTGGTTTAATTCCAATTCCCGAATCAAGACGAATCTGTTTTTTACCATGTTCAGGGCTTGCAGGAATCAACTCATTATTGAGTAAATTGATAATTCGCTCTGCCATTTCCGTACCCTGACGCCACTCGATTCCGAGATAAATATCCTCGGTATTTTCACGATAGATGATGACATCAAGCTTTTCAGGATATTTGTGCGGTGAAGGTGTGCCTTCGTAATAGCGACAAGGACGTACACACGCGTACAAATCGTTAATTTGTCGCAGCGCGACGTTGAGTGAACGAATTCCGCCGCCTACAGGTGTTGTTAAAGGTCCTTTAATTGCGACACCGTATTCTTTAATTGCTTGCAACGTGTCTTCAGGAAGATACTGATACGTTCCATAAACGTCACACGCTTCATCACCAGCGTAGACTTTAAACCAGCTAATTTGTCGCTTTCCTTGATAGGCAGTTTGCACAGCCGCGTCAATTACCTTTTGACTCGCAGGCCAAATATCAACACCTGTACCATCACCACGAATAAAAGGAATAATGGGATTATCGGGTACTATAGGTTCACCATTCTCAAACGTAATGCGCGAACCTGTATCGGGTGGGGTAATCTTCTCGTACATAATCTCAAACTCCTAGAGGGTGGCTGCTGTTACAGATGCTGGGTGATGAACACCGCTACAAAAAATCCTTCTTTGGAAGGCTACCAGATTTCATGTTTGATGTAACAGCATTTTTCACCAAGTTCTGACAAGCTTGCGCAATTTTGACTTTGAGAATGAACAACGTTAGCAGGTGTGAGGTTAATGTCAGATCGCCTATAGCTATTGTTGATTCTCCTAAAGCCCACGCCAGTTGATACAGGACGTGGTAGCCTTTGCAACGCTGCGCTAAAAGCCCGAACCTCTGACCTCTATCATGTTATTGTCAGGTTACATTAATGATCGAGCCGTAACCGCGATCCTTATAAGGGCATGACTGATCCAACTACCGCTTTCGACACAAATTTCGACGTTTCTGCTTTAGCTTTGCAGTTAACCACAGGGTCGGAAAAAGTACAAGCGCAGACCATTGAGAAACTGGCTACGCTTGGTACTGCGGGTGAAGAACTGCTAATGAAATTTTTACTGCAACGCCAATCTCACCCACCTACCTGGATTGATGGTAAAGCTTACCAGGTTCTCTACAGCGCTGAATCTCCAGAAGCAAAACACTTTCTCCAAACAAATTTCCCGACTGGGATTGTACAACTCAATTCAGAGCAAGGTATTGACTACACTTTGTTGCAAAAACTATTAGCAGACCAAGATTTTCAGGCTGCCGATCGTCTTACGTTACAAAAGCTTTGCGAATTAGCAGGACCTGCTGCGGTTCAAAGAAAATGGTTATATTTTACCGAGGTAGAAAATTTTACCACTACTGACCTCCAAACCGTCAACAAGTTGTGGCTGATTCACTCTGAGGGCAAATTTGGTTTTTCAGTCCAACGCGAAATTTGGCTTGGTGTCGGCAAAAACTGGGAAAAGCTGTGGCCTAAAATCGGTTGGAAATCAGGCAATAACTGGACGCGCTATCCTAACGAGTTTACTTGGAATCTGAGCGCTCCTAGAGGTCATTTACCTTTATCCAATCAATTACGCGGCGTGCGGGCTATGGCATCGTTGCTAGCGCATCCAGCGTGGGAGCGTTGAGCATTAAGAAAATAGAATTTCTTCTCAAGTTTCTTTCAGGCTTCTCACCCCAGCGCGATCGTTCTTTCAAAGATTGTTCATCTCTACAACGGATTGGGAATCTTAGAGGAAGTAGAAACCCGAATCCCAGGGTTAGATCAAACACATTTACGTTCAATATTGAGCTAGGGGTGGTCACAGTGGAGCCTGAGAGAAAAATAACACAGGAACTAGAACAACATCTAAAAGTATTCTCTGATTTAGGTAGCTTAGAAACTCAAACAATTCCGATTTTTGATGCAGCTACTCAAACAGCCGCTGATTTTTTAGAAGTCCCGATTTGCGTTCTAGGATTTTTAAATCAGAGTAGTTTTCAGTTTAGATCAGCGGTCGGTTTGTCGCGACTAGGATTGAGAAGTAAAATTGCTCAAGAACGTCAACTCTCAAGACAAGAAGCTTTTGTGGCGCACGTGGTAGAAAACCACAAAATTTTGGCAATCGATGACACACTCAACTTCGCTCCGGTTTTTGCTAATAGTGTCTTAGTACAGCAATATGGTATCCGTGCCTATTTAGGCGCACCATTAGTGAATTTATCAGGACAATGCTTGGGTGCGATCGCTGTCATGGATCTCAAACCACGCAATTTTACGTTGCGAGACATGAAGTTTTTAGAACTCATGGCGTGCTGGAGTGTGAGTGAACTTGAGCGCCACCAATTGCTTAGGGGCATTAATCCTGATAATACTTATCTTGCGGCTCCTGCGGAACAAGTCAACGCTGGCAGCATGGTTCCAACTAACAGTCATGTAAATTCTCAGCCTGCTGCGACACTCACTAATACTGATGACCAAATAACGCACACCATACCTACTGAACAAGAAAACAGCGAATATCTTTCGACTAACCAAGTCAAACTTGAATTACTTTCACAGCTAACACAAGAATTACGCACACCGTTGACCTCAGTATTAGGAATGGCGAGTGTTGTCAGTCGCGAAATATATGGTCCTTTAACAACGAAGCAAAAGGAATACTTAGAAATTATCGAGAATAGCGGACGTCACTTGTTAACTTTAGTCAACGAAATTTCTGAGTTAGGAACGCTAGACAATAACTTTGCTGCACTGAATCTCACTTCTGTAGAGATAGAAATGTTATGTCAGCAAGTGATCAGCGCCTTATCAGAGACAGCGAGACGGCGCGAACAACAAATTGATTTATCTTTAGAACCAGGACGCAGCCGCATCTGGATTTTAGACAAAGACAAGATCAAGCAATTGTTATATCAGCTAGTATTTTATATTACTCAAGTTGCTGCGACTGGTAGCATAATTCATATTCATGTTTCACATAAAAGTGACGGATTGCACTTTGCTATCTGGGCGTCTCATCCTTGGCTAGAACAAGGTTTAACTCAAGCAGAACCCGCAATTTGTCAGATATTACCTTTTTGTGCTGAGCAAGTTGCCGCAGTTGATAGCATTCAGGTACAGTCATCAAATGGCGATCGCTTGTCTGTTCTCACCCCTCAAGTGTTAAATGCTGGATGTACCGCTAATTTAACGGAGGCAGAAGCGGCACAATCAAACTCAATTGTGCAAAAGCACAATCCTCTAGAAGGAATTTACCACTCTAGTAACAGTCTACGTTTGCTCTTAAGTTGCGACTTGGCAAAATTACATGGCGGAAAAATAAATCTTCAAGGAACGCCGGAATCAGGCTATCGTTATGTAGTTGTTCTACCTGAGCTTACGGCTTCTACAAAAGAAACTATTTAGCATTCGGCGGGGGTGTTGTGTATAAAGAATTAATTCGCTATAATCGCAAGCTTATATTTTTAGGCAAGTTTTTAACGAATATGTCGTTACTAGGCGGTTGCTTTATAAAACATTCTTATATCATTCCGGCTAAATAACCAGAATAACAGTTGACAGTTGACAGTTGACAGTGAAGAGAGTGTGGGAAGATTTTGTCAACTCTCAACTCACCCTTCATCTTTACTGACCATTTTGTTAACACTACTCAACCGGATTTGATATTAGCAAGCAACATTATGCAAAGCTTGCAAGACTTAAGCATATAAGAACCTTAACACCCCTTCAGAATTTCATCATGAATGCATTTTGGCAACAATTTACCTTAACTCATGTACCGCTGCAAGATTGGCGTAGCGGAAGTTACTTACACCGATCAGTAGTTGGGATATTACGTTCGTGGCGACAAAGTAGCTTGCTGATGCAGTGGGCGGATGAAATTGCAGCAGTACTTTTGAGCTTAGTATTTGTCTTAGCACCTTTTGTATCGAGTACGCTTGTCGGCTTACTTTTAGCTGCTTGTGGCGGTTTTTGGTTATTGATTACGCTTACCGATCTCCGCGATCAGGCTAAGTTAACTCCTGTCCACCTCATCGTTTTACTTTACTGGGGAATTGCAACTGTCGCGACTGCGTTATCACCAGTAAAAACCGCAGCTTTTGTTGGATGGACAAAGCTAACGCTGTATCTCTTAATGTTTGCTTTAGCTGCGAGAGTTCTGCGATCGCCGCGAATTCGGAGTTGGATGATTGCAATCTACTTACATGTAGCGCTCATCGTCAGCGTCTATGGGCTACGACAATGGTTTTTTGGCGCAACTGCACTCGCAACTTGGGTAGATCCTGAGTCACCTTTATCGAAAACAACTCGCGTTTACAGTTATCTAGGTAATCCTAATTTACTTGCAGCATATCTTTTACCCGCGATCGCCTTGAGTGCAATGGCAATTTTTGCTTGGCGCGGCTGGATTCCTAAAGCCCTAGCACTCACAATGTTTTTAGTCAATAGTATTTGTTTAGTCTTAACGTTTAGTCGCGGTGGCTGGATTGGTTTACTCGCGTTAGCTGTCACTTTATTAGTGTTGCTGGTGTATTGGTTGAGTATTCAACTACCACCCTTTTGGCGCAAGTGGTCATTGCCTATTTTATTGGCAGGGATGCTGAGTGTTTTAATACTAGCGATATTGTTTGTAGAGCCTGTACGCGATCGCGTCTTGAGTATTTTTGCAGGACGCGGCGACAGCAGCAACAACTTCCGCATCAACGTTTGGCTAGCTGTCATTGAGATGATTCGCGATCGCCCAATTTTAGGCATTGGTCCTGGCAATAATGCCTTTAACTTGGTTTATCCACTCTACCAGCAGCCTAAATATACTGCATTGAGTGCCTACTCTGTTCCTCTAGAAATTGCGGTAGAAACTGGTTTAATTGGTTTATTCTGTTTCTTGTGGTTAATTGTTGTCCTCTTTAGTCAAGGATTAACGCAGTTGCAGCGCTTACGTCAACAAAATACGCGAGAAGGATTTTGGTTAATAGCGGCGATCGCAATTATGGTAGGTATGCTAGCCCACGGAACTGTAGATACCGTTTGGTACCGACCCGAAGTGAGTACGTTATGGTGGTTGATCGTTGCTTTAATTGCGAGTTATCTTCATGCTCCCGCATCAC
This window contains:
- a CDS encoding IctB family putative bicarbonate transporter gives rise to the protein MNAFWQQFTLTHVPLQDWRSGSYLHRSVVGILRSWRQSSLLMQWADEIAAVLLSLVFVLAPFVSSTLVGLLLAACGGFWLLITLTDLRDQAKLTPVHLIVLLYWGIATVATALSPVKTAAFVGWTKLTLYLLMFALAARVLRSPRIRSWMIAIYLHVALIVSVYGLRQWFFGATALATWVDPESPLSKTTRVYSYLGNPNLLAAYLLPAIALSAMAIFAWRGWIPKALALTMFLVNSICLVLTFSRGGWIGLLALAVTLLVLLVYWLSIQLPPFWRKWSLPILLAGMLSVLILAILFVEPVRDRVLSIFAGRGDSSNNFRINVWLAVIEMIRDRPILGIGPGNNAFNLVYPLYQQPKYTALSAYSVPLEIAVETGLIGLFCFLWLIVVLFSQGLTQLQRLRQQNTREGFWLIAAIAIMVGMLAHGTVDTVWYRPEVSTLWWLIVALIASYLHAPASQPTQINPATVTQQT
- a CDS encoding GUN4 domain-containing protein, giving the protein MTDPTTAFDTNFDVSALALQLTTGSEKVQAQTIEKLATLGTAGEELLMKFLLQRQSHPPTWIDGKAYQVLYSAESPEAKHFLQTNFPTGIVQLNSEQGIDYTLLQKLLADQDFQAADRLTLQKLCELAGPAAVQRKWLYFTEVENFTTTDLQTVNKLWLIHSEGKFGFSVQREIWLGVGKNWEKLWPKIGWKSGNNWTRYPNEFTWNLSAPRGHLPLSNQLRGVRAMASLLAHPAWER
- a CDS encoding GAF domain-containing sensor histidine kinase, which gives rise to MEPERKITQELEQHLKVFSDLGSLETQTIPIFDAATQTAADFLEVPICVLGFLNQSSFQFRSAVGLSRLGLRSKIAQERQLSRQEAFVAHVVENHKILAIDDTLNFAPVFANSVLVQQYGIRAYLGAPLVNLSGQCLGAIAVMDLKPRNFTLRDMKFLELMACWSVSELERHQLLRGINPDNTYLAAPAEQVNAGSMVPTNSHVNSQPAATLTNTDDQITHTIPTEQENSEYLSTNQVKLELLSQLTQELRTPLTSVLGMASVVSREIYGPLTTKQKEYLEIIENSGRHLLTLVNEISELGTLDNNFAALNLTSVEIEMLCQQVISALSETARRREQQIDLSLEPGRSRIWILDKDKIKQLLYQLVFYITQVAATGSIIHIHVSHKSDGLHFAIWASHPWLEQGLTQAEPAICQILPFCAEQVAAVDSIQVQSSNGDRLSVLTPQVLNAGCTANLTEAEAAQSNSIVQKHNPLEGIYHSSNSLRLLLSCDLAKLHGGKINLQGTPESGYRYVVVLPELTASTKETI